The Candidatus Woesearchaeota archaeon region GATTTTACAAAATGGTTGGCATTAAAGCTTATTGCGTTGGGTTATGAGGTTTGGTGTGATGTTTTGTTCTTAGACAAGGGAGCCGATTTTTGGAAAGTAATAGACAAAGAAATCCGTGAAGGGGCCATAAAGTTCTTACTGGCAACTTCTGAAATTGCCATTAAGAGAGATGGAGTATTAAAAGAAATTGCCGTTGCGGAAAAAGTAAAAAAACAACTAAAGGATGATAATTTCATAATTCCATTAATCATTGACGAAAACCTTTCGTATGATGACTTGCCGCCCGAAATCATTCGCCTGAATGCGATTGATTTTAAAAAATCATGGGCAACGGGTTTACAGGATTTACTGGATGCATTAGACAAACAGAATATTTCCAAAAACAGTCCCGACCCCGATAAAAGCAATGCCCTGTATCAGCAAATATTTCTGCACAACAAGGGCATAATTGAACGAGAAGAAATTTATGATTCCAATTGGTTCAGCATTTTATCCTTCCCAAAGGAATTACGCTTTCATGATTTTGGGAAACTGATGCCAAAAGGTTTTGATGTGAGTGAACTTACGTTTCCTGCGGTTTGCTATAAAAATTATCTCTGCACTTTTGCATGGGAATATGATTTCATGCACCAATTACCTACAACAGAAACATATAACAGCAGCCAAACAATTAGAATACCAACTGAAGAAATACTATCAGGCAAATACGATTCGCCATTCATTGGCAACTTTGAATGTCAACGGTTGATTGTTCAACTATTGAATAAGGCGTTTGAATTGAGAATGAAAGACAAAGGAGTTCGGGAATATCCTATGTCTAATAAAGTAGGTTATTGGTTTGAAAAGGGAAAGCTGGTGAAGGATAAGTTCAATAAAATACG contains the following coding sequences:
- a CDS encoding toll/interleukin-1 receptor domain-containing protein, producing MRNKIFISHASPDDNDFTKWLALKLIALGYEVWCDVLFLDKGADFWKVIDKEIREGAIKFLLATSEIAIKRDGVLKEIAVAEKVKKQLKDDNFIIPLIIDENLSYDDLPPEIIRLNAIDFKKSWATGLQDLLDALDKQNISKNSPDPDKSNALYQQIFLHNKGIIEREEIYDSNWFSILSFPKELRFHDFGKLMPKGFDVSELTFPAVCYKNYLCTFAWEYDFMHQLPTTETYNSSQTIRIPTEEILSGKYDSPFIGNFECQRLIVQLLNKAFELRMKDKGVREYPMSNKVGYWFEKGKLVKDKFNKIRLVGKQKDKHWHFGISAAGKLYPFPVLMVSSHIFFTKDGKEIIESKNIQHAARRRQGKNWWNDDWRNKLLAFVKYLSDDESSFYLMVGSEEKIHISNKPVQFIGYVSYNKPEKNTLEDEAEISDLNDLNEFDEEIIEEADSE